A window of Longimicrobium sp. genomic DNA:
GACATCACCCGCGGCCGCGCGACGGCGGCGCGGACGCAGGAATCGGCGGAGGGCGTGCGCATGCCGGGCGCGGAGGAGCCGTACTACGTGCCCGCCGGGCGCGAGATCGAGGTGTTCGCCGCCTGCCACGGGCGCGGGCTGCCGGTGATGCTGAAGGGGCCCACGGGGTGCGGAAAGACGCGCTTCGTGGAGCACATGGCGTGGCGGCTGAAGCGCCCGCTGGTGACCATCGCCTGCCACGACGACCTGTCGGCGAGCGACCTCACCGGGCGCTACCTGATCCGCGGCGGCGAGACGGTGTGGGCCGACGGGCCGCTGACCACGGCGGTGCGGCTGGGCGCCATCTGCTACCTGGACGAAGTCGTGGAGGCGCGGCAGGACACCGTCGTCGTCATCCACCCCCTCACCGACGACCGTCGGCTGCTGCCCATCGACAAGACGGGCGAGCTGATCGAGGCGGCGCCGGGCTTCCAGCTCGTCATCTCCTACAACCCCGGCTACCAGCACGCGCTCAAGGACCTGAAGCCCAGCACCCGCCAGCGCTTCGTCTCGCTCGAGTTCGACTTTCCCCCGCCTGCCGCGGAAACCACGATCGTCGCGCACGAGAGCGGGGTGGACGAGGCGACGGCGGCGCGGCTCGTCCGCCTGGCCGCGCGCGTGCGCAACCTGCGCGACCAGGGGCTGGCCGAGGCGCCCAGCACGCGGCTGCTCGTCTCCACCGCGCGGCTGATCGCGGGCGGCATCCCCGCCGACGAGGCGTGCCGGGCGGGACTGGTGGCGCCGCTCACCGACGACCCCGACCTGCTCGCGGCCATCTCCGACCTCATCGCCGCAACGCTTTGAGGGAGATGGGGATGGGTCTCCTCGCCCGCCTCCGCGGCGCCCGGCGCGCGCCGGAGCCCGACGCCCCGCCGCCCGTGGCGCTGGAGGACGTGCGCCGGCGGCTGGAGCTGCTCCTGGCCGCCCTCTACGATCGCCCCATCACCGTCGCCGCGGCGGAGGCGCCGCGCGCGCCGGGGCGCCTGCGCCGCCTCTTCCTCCGCACCCCCGCGCATCTCCAACCCACCGAGCCGCTCCCCGCCAGCGACGGCGAGCGCGTCTTCCTCCCCCCGCGCCTCCCGTCGGGCGAGGGAGACGCGGTCGCGCGCTACCGGCTGATGGCGGTGGAGCAGGCGGAGCGGCTGGCGCGCGGGACGGCGGCGGCGCTTTCGGGAGATGAGCCGCCGCTCGTCCGCGACCTCTATCTCCTCGCGGAGGGCGCGGCGGTGGAGGATGCGATCGCGCGGACGGCGCCGGGACTCGCACCCGCGCAGGCGGCGGAGCGCGCGGCCGCCCTCGCGCGACGCCCGGAGATGGACGTGCTCACGCCCGCCGAGCGCGAGGTGGAGCAGCTGGTCCGCGGCGTCCTCGCCGGCGAGGCGGCCGATCTCCCCGCCGCCGCCGAGCCCGCGGACTCGCTCGCCTGGGCGCGCGCGACGGCGGCGCGGCTGGCCTCCGCCGGCGCGCGCTACCGCGGCGTACCGCCCGTCGCCGCGTGGGGGACGGTGGTCGCGGCGCCCTCCGCGTCGTCGTCGGCGCGTCGGCCTCGCCTCAACCAGGACATCCACCGCTCCCGCACCACGCGCACGCGTTCGGCGCGGTTCGCCCCGCCCCTGCGGTACGCCGCGTCGCCCGGCGACGACCGGTCGGAGACGTCGATCAATGCCGCGGACGCCGCCAGCCCGACGAACATCGCCGATCCACGCGGCGGCTCCGTCACTTCCGGCGGGGGCGATGCGGACGCGGAGAGAGAGCCGCCGGACATGACGGGCACGTCATCTCCCGAAGCCGCCGGGAGGACGGCGGCGCCCGCGTCACCGCTCGAAATCCCCCCTCCCGCCGCGATCCCCTACCCCGAGTGGGACGCGGACGCAGGCGGCTACCGGCGCCCGGGCGCGTTCGTCCGCGTGGCCGGCACGGTGCCGGGCGACGGCGAGTGGTCGGCGCAGGTGCTGCGGACGCACGCCGCAACGGTGCGCCGCCTGCGCGAGCAGTTCGAGCGGCTGCGCGCGCGCAGGCTCCGCCTCACCGCCCAGCGCGACGGCGACGAGCTGGACCTGGCCGCCTGCGTCCGCGCGCTCGTCGACCTCCGCACCGGGCACACGGTGAGCGACCGCCTGTACGCCGCCGTCCGTCCCGCGCGCCGCGAGCTCTCCATCCTCCTGCTGGTGGACATCAGCGGCAGCACGTCGGAGTGGGTGAACGGCATCCCCATCATCGACATCGAGAAGCGGGCGCTGCTGCTGGCCAGCGAGGCGTTCGACGCGCTGGGCGACCGCTACGCCGTGCTCACCTTCTCCGGCAAGGGCGCGGCGAACGTCAGGATGCGCGTGGTGAAGGGCTTCGGCGAGCGTAACGGAGACGAGGTGCGCGCGCGGGTGGCCGGGCTGCGGCCGGAGGGATACACGCGGATGGGCGCCGCCATCCGCCACGCCGCGGACGTGCTGGCGCGGCAGGGCGCGCGCCACCGGCTGCTGCTGATCCTGTCCGACGGCAAGCCCAACGACGACGACCACTACCAGGGCTCCTTCGCCGTCGAGGACACGCGCCAAGCCGTGGCCGAGGCGCGCGCGCTGGGCGTCTTCCCCTTCTGCCTGACGGTGGACCAGAAGGCGGCGGCCTACCTCCCGCGCATCTTCGGCCCCGCGGGCCACGTGATCCTCCACCACCCCGAGCACCTGCCGCTGGCGCTGCTCAAGGTCGTGCGGGGATTGCTGCGGGGGTGATGGACGAATCGTCGGGTCTGCGTTCGGACGGGCGGCTGATGCTCGTTGCGAATCTAAGCCGGTAATAGCCCGACGTAGCGGAGGAGGGCCGGATTCGCGCCGCGGAGCTTGGCGAGGTAGCCATCCACCCGCGCGCGGAGCTTCTTCCACTCGCCGCTGCAGTGGTGCAGGCGGAGGACATCGTGGCGAAGCTTCTTCCAGAGCTTCTCGATCGGGTTCGTCCACGG
This region includes:
- a CDS encoding CbbQ/NirQ/NorQ/GpvN family protein, which gives rise to MTQQIDITRGRATAARTQESAEGVRMPGAEEPYYVPAGREIEVFAACHGRGLPVMLKGPTGCGKTRFVEHMAWRLKRPLVTIACHDDLSASDLTGRYLIRGGETVWADGPLTTAVRLGAICYLDEVVEARQDTVVVIHPLTDDRRLLPIDKTGELIEAAPGFQLVISYNPGYQHALKDLKPSTRQRFVSLEFDFPPPAAETTIVAHESGVDEATAARLVRLAARVRNLRDQGLAEAPSTRLLVSTARLIAGGIPADEACRAGLVAPLTDDPDLLAAISDLIAATL
- a CDS encoding VWA domain-containing protein → MGLLARLRGARRAPEPDAPPPVALEDVRRRLELLLAALYDRPITVAAAEAPRAPGRLRRLFLRTPAHLQPTEPLPASDGERVFLPPRLPSGEGDAVARYRLMAVEQAERLARGTAAALSGDEPPLVRDLYLLAEGAAVEDAIARTAPGLAPAQAAERAAALARRPEMDVLTPAEREVEQLVRGVLAGEAADLPAAAEPADSLAWARATAARLASAGARYRGVPPVAAWGTVVAAPSASSSARRPRLNQDIHRSRTTRTRSARFAPPLRYAASPGDDRSETSINAADAASPTNIADPRGGSVTSGGGDADAEREPPDMTGTSSPEAAGRTAAPASPLEIPPPAAIPYPEWDADAGGYRRPGAFVRVAGTVPGDGEWSAQVLRTHAATVRRLREQFERLRARRLRLTAQRDGDELDLAACVRALVDLRTGHTVSDRLYAAVRPARRELSILLLVDISGSTSEWVNGIPIIDIEKRALLLASEAFDALGDRYAVLTFSGKGAANVRMRVVKGFGERNGDEVRARVAGLRPEGYTRMGAAIRHAADVLARQGARHRLLLILSDGKPNDDDHYQGSFAVEDTRQAVAEARALGVFPFCLTVDQKAAAYLPRIFGPAGHVILHHPEHLPLALLKVVRGLLRG